The sequence below is a genomic window from Salminus brasiliensis chromosome 6, fSalBra1.hap2, whole genome shotgun sequence.
AGGGTGACCTCAGCAGACACTGGTGTGATCATGTTCAACTCCTGCACCATGGCCCGGAGGCTGTTCTCATTCAGATTGTCCTCCACCTGTGCAAGGGCTTTTTCAGTCAAGGCGGTCGGGACCAGCACGTAGAGGCTGCTTCCGCCGGTGAGGGCGAACTTTCCCACCTGGAGCAGAAGAAGTGTGTAGAGATCATCAAACGGTttagacactgttctaccagagttctgaaaAGAGTtcagctctagaacctgcttttaaaatcagatcattataatggtggagggatacatgctgcagggtgtagtgcagctacagaaagtagtccctaaagagaactggattagtggagattctctattcactattttaccttcatcatcatcatcatcatcatcatcattccatataaaactcagaagactcgtgtagctgaactggtgggtttggataggaaataatgatgggctgtatctgtgttgtagtcatggcgaccgacatTTGGTGCCTTTGACCATCACTACAGAACCTCACCTGAGCTTTTAAGGTGGTCATGTACTTCATAGCCAGGCTGAATTTGGAGCTGTAGAGAGAGGGCACAGACACCTGCTCTCCTGAGAAAGTAATAAACTCTCCATTTTTGACGATTTCTTCAAATGAGCCTTTCCATTtacctgcaaaacacacacacacacacacacacacaccgacacacacacacacacacacacacacaccccgacacacacacacacacacacacacacacacaccccgacacacacacagtctcaatctCACTGTGTTTAGACTGTCCTCTAGAACTCAGACGCCATCTCCAACCAGTTTTCTCGCTCTGAAGGTTCAGGCCATTAAAAGTCACTGATGGTGTGGAGGATGTTGAGCCCCGGACTGAACAAAGGGCCTCTGATATTTTTAACCACACCTTTTGCCCAACCACAGCTTCACCCACAACACCACCTCTCCCTTACAACACCTTCACCTCAACACCACTTTCACATAAAACCACACCATCACCCAACTGCACCTTTATCTCCATCCCCACATTCGGCCCAACTGCTCCTTCACCCACAACACCACCTTCACCCCAAACCACAGCTTAATCTAAATTGCCCCTTAACCCCAAAACCACACCTTCACCCCAAACCACACCTTCACCCCAAACATCACCATTGCTCCAATAACCATCCCCCCAACCACACCATCACCTGACTACACCACTGACCTAAGAACATCTTCATATAAACCATATCTTTACCCCAACACAATCTTTGCCAAACCACACCTTCACCCCAAAACCACAccttcacatttacatttatggcatttagctgacgctcttatccagagcgacttacaaggtgacttgtattacacaggtgggccaatgtagtgttaggagtcttgcccagggagtcttattggtgtagcgcagcatatgGTCACCCAGGTCACTGGGAATCGAACtctagtctcccacatgatttaatagctcactggcagctagtggttttatctgttgcgccacaccaaccacaactgCACCATCTCCCCAACCACACCTTCACCCCAAACCACTTGATCAACCCAACTACCCCTTCACCCCAAACATCATCATTGCTCCAATCGCACCATCTCCTCAACCACACCTTCACCTCAACAACACCATTCCCCACTTACACCTTTGACCTAAGAACACCTTCATATAAACCACATCTTTACCCCAACTGCACCTTTACCCCAAACCACACTATTGTCCAAACTGCACCCTCTCCCCAACCACACCTTCACCCCAAACCACACCCTTACGTCAACTGCCCCTTCATCCCAAACATCACCCTTGCTCAATCGCACCATCTCCCCAAACCACACCATCACCCCAAACTACACcatccccccaaccccccacaaCTTCACCTCAACCACGCCGTCCCCCAAATGCCCCTTTGACCTGACAACTCCATCACACTTCATTAGTGACTTAATGGAGATGAATGCATCTACGTCCACACAGGATCTTTGGTCTCATTTCTATATGGGTGCAGAATACGGACAGACTCTCTACCACTGACCGATGAAGTAGACGGCGttcagcaggataaactcagtCGACGGTTCCACAGAATCCACCAACTTGCTTATTTTATTCTGCGTCTTCTTCTTCACCCATGTGTTGATCTTCTCCGTGTTGTTCTCGCTGCTGTCGGTCAGCTTTTCCGGCACTGTGTCGTAGAACTCCAGCGACTGGTTAACAAAAGCTTCTCCAAGCTGATGCCCTGAGGAGGAAGTGGAGGAGTTCAGAGGAAAATCTACACTGATCTACTGACACTGATCCTACACTGATCTAAAGAGCTTCACTCCGTACTGGGGTTGTAGAACATCTGACTGGCCACATGCAGAGACtccttcatctcctctctcATCTTCTTCATCTCTGAGTGAAGGCAGGAGAAGTCGATGGGGAGATAGAGAGCATTCTCCAGCTCTGTCCTTGTTTGTCCTCGagcacctgagagagagagagagagagagagagagagagagagagagagagagagagagacaagcatTATTGTATGAAATGGTTTCGGTTATGGATTCCACAGTTAGTGAAAGTCATGCTAACTGTATCTGAAACAGGAGGAGAAACTGTGGGAAAGTGCAGATTGTAAACTTTTAATCAGGGAATTTACAGACAAGTTCAAATTTAGGGTGAAATTTACAGAAGAAGTTTTGAGAAAATTTACGaagaaaattctgaaaatataCCAAAGCAAATGTGAAGAAATTTactgtaatgtctccctctgctggcctcagtgggaAGCTCATGCCCAAGTCACATGCTCTAATGTGCAAGAGGCTAAGCTCCGCCCCTCACCTGAGGCTCATCTccagcacacaggtgctgttcATGACTGGACTGATTAGGACTCCTCTTGAGCAGCTGGGTATGGCCTGCTGCTGGTGAGGTCACTGTGATGCTTTCAGGCCTCGCGGTGCTTTGCTGGCTCTTTAGGTTTGGACCCTCTGCATTATGGATCCAGACCTCACCTGTGTCGTACCTGCCTGCTGGTTTTCTGACCTCTGACAGTGAGTATTCCTGTAGCCCTAATAAAAAACTCCCGCTGCATGATCAGCCTGCCTCAACCAGCCCTTCACATTTACAGAAGCAAGTTAAAGGAAATTGATAGAAATCAATACAAGAAGTtaattgttcattttattttcatattttgttcAGATGTAGTTTTGTGTGCTTTGGCAACATTGTTGATGAGACAGTTTTGCCAATGAAGCCAttgaaattgaattgaatttgagAAAATCTACAGAAGCAAGTTAgacaaaatgtttaaaaacaattgTAAGGAAATTCACAGAATGTGAAAAGTGTGCAGAAATGAATTTGAGAAAGTTTAGGAACATTTCTACAAGctaatttaaaatgtttatagaAGAGAATTGAAGAAACTTCTGGTGAATCAAATGTAACAGGAGAGAGTTTGATTTCAtgattttaagattttttttttttaatcatttcaaTCTTTTGCGCTATGAGAGACGAGGTTGTGCCACGCTGTGTCATCCCCCTGCAGTGTGTACAGGTGAGCTGTGGGCTCTTACCGAGCAGCAGGTGAGACAGCAGGCTGGCTATGCTGATGGGTGAGATGAGCAGGTTTCGGCCCTTCTGCGTGCTCCTCAGTTTGGAGTAGAGATGAGCAGAAAATGCAGTTATGGACTCGCTGACCACGGCCTTCCAAGACCTGCTGTCTGGGTCAGGACACTCCTCCCAGGGCTGAGTGTGGTTCAGACAGCGAGGGGGCGGTCTAGCTGCAAGGTGGGGGTGAAGGGGGTGGAGTCAGTGAACAGGTGAGGATTCTTCGTTAGCGTGTAGTCAGTCTCTAATAGGTGTGTGATgtactttcagacactgtgggacttatctagaacatgggctGAAGTATGGTAGCATAGTTAAGCACAGGAACCGTATAAACAccagactgtgtttaaacaggcagATTCAAAAATATTGGCACCTCTCAGGAAAGTCAGCTAAACATTAATCAGATATGGATCTGAAGACAtccaataattatatatttaacaaaTTAAGAATAGAGAAATGACTAACTtaattcaacaaaaaaaaaatacctgcAAATGTGATGTTTTGGAATACATAATCCTGTCAAACCCATATGTGTGAAATATTGGCACCCTTGAAAATAGCTATAAATTAAACCTAAAGGAATGTGTGTCAtcagataaataataaatatttttatataatgatATTGCTTTTAGTGTCTAAACATCATATTTAAGAAATACAATTTGCTAAAACATTCCTTTAAAATGTTGGCACCCATCTGCATCTTTACTGAATATCTGTACCTATAAAATCTATTTTTGCTATGTTAACTGCAGATTTGATTATACATAATTTCACGATGAGCTCCATCTCTGTGTTTATTCCCTAAAGATATTAAAATCAATTATttcaattaattaaatgtattatgtaGGAATTATGTTCTGAAATGCAGTTTGGTGTGAATGTAATTTGGAATAAGAGTAATAAAAGTATCTGAAATGTGTAAAAATACACGTCCATGTATTTAACTTACGCTCCACGACCATTTCCACCctcactgtgtgtttctctgacCCCACGGTGACCTCACAGCGGTACCAGTCCGCATCCTCCAGTTTAACGTCAGTGATTATAATGGACCAGTCACGGTCATGGGGTCCAGCAGCCCAGGAGATCCGATTGCCTGCTGTTTTATCCTCCTCGTCGCTGGCGCTCGGTACTGGAGTGAGGCCTGTGTAGCCTGTGCTGTCCCCCTTGGACCATTTGCCATTGCTGTAACTGGTGTTTGTGTCCGTCTGCGCCTGCGGGATCGGGCACGGGAGCTGTGCTGTTTCGCCCTCTTGTACTATGGCGAGATACCATCTGTgcaagactgtgtctgagtttgGAATAGACAATAAAGGAAGATTaggaaaaataattatcaatTATCAATAACCCACTAGGTTGACTGATGACAAAGttgaaaaatataataatgaatacacccccccccccccccccgctccACACGTTACCTGTGACCTTCAAATGAAACCTCCTCTTCAGCTTCATCAGCCCGTCTGACGATTGACCCTTGGTCACACATGTGTACAGTCCGGCATTTTTGGTCTCCACTGGGTTGAAGGTCAGGACTGGCTCAGTCAAATTAAGCTGAATTTCAGAGTTGGGGTGAATGTCAGCTTGGTTCTTCTCCGGTAAGAAGGTCCACTTGTAGGTCGGGAAGAACAGGTTAACATCAGATTCTTCAGAGCAGGTCACTGAGAAGGTGGAGCCAACCGGGAGGGATATGTCATCTACCGCGGATGAAACCTGGAAAATACAGGACTTGGATCAATGATTTGATAACCTGttctatatataatttaataaacaaCTGCCAGAATCACATGatgttaaagtgtgtgtgtgtgtgtgtgtgtgtgtgtgtgtgtgtgtgtgtgtgtgtgtgtgtgcgcgcgtacatacatacactgctcaaaaaaataggagggaacactcaaataacacatcctagatctgaataaatgaaatattctcattgaatactttgttctgtacagttgaatgtgctgacaaaaTCACACCAAAAtctattaaccaatggaggcctggatttggagtcacacacaaaattaaagtggaaaacacactacaggctgatccaactctGATCTAAAGTCCTTAAAACACgccaaaatgaggctcagtattgtgtgtgtggcctccacgagcctgtatgacctccctacgacggctgggcatgctcctgatctcctcccagacctggactaaagcatccaccaactcctggacagtctgtggtgcaacgtgacgttggtggatggagcgagacacgACGTCTCAGATGTGCttaatcggattcaggtctggggaacgggcgggccagtccatagcgtcaatgccttcatcttgcaggaacttgtcagctctttctctctaattcccccaattagctaataagcatttaagagtgatgcataaaagaatccagctccgtagtcaatagaaaggcagagttcaacctttatttctgcataaagtgtacaaaggaaggtgaagactaaggcactacaggTAATGCATTAGGTAATtggctctgcatggcgatggtttgctTCGTACCTGCAGGGatgctcataccaggtaacatggcagggcgaCATGTCCGCTCCTTGTAATCACTCCACTGGCGTttcacaaggctcagttcttggtcctcctcttctctcactCTACACTCGCTCTCTTGGTAAAATGATATTATCTCATGGGTTCTCTTACcgcatgctctctttcccactgtcCGAtgcacaggtttctgcccgtatcttagcatgcctcgccgacgtctcgtcttggatggcggctcaccacctcaaactcaaccccagcaagacggagctgttGTACATCCcggggaactgctggaccaaaaaactaTCTcaccatctcctttgagaactcactggtcactccttctacagaagctggaagccttggtgtagtgatggatgatcagttatcgttctcaagtcatgttgcaaacgtaactcggtcctgcagatttctcctgtacaacatccggagaattcgacccttcctctctagagagtcgcccaggtgcttgttcagtctctcgtcacttccagacttgaccactgcagctctcttctggctggtctccctctgcgcaccatcaggcccctgcaactcatccagaacgcAGCAGcccgtcttcaatgtccctaaatttagccatgtcactccactgctgcgttctctccactggcttcctgtagctgctgcccgcatcagattcaaaaccctgactctggcctacaaagccaagaacggaccagcccctccgtaactgatgacaatggtcaaaagccgattcgcaccaagagcccttcgagcttcaagtacggctcggctcgacctgccatccctcaaaatccgcggaagacaagcgtccaggcttttttctgtcctggcaccaaagtggtggaacgagctgcccctgggtgtccgaacggccgagtcattcgctgtcttcaaacgcagactgaagacccacctcttcagagagtacttggacgaatagttctatggtcaccttattgtcttgtgtttagtaatgtctaagcttagaggtatcctctgaattattggtctattctaaccaGCTGAgacttttcttgggtaaatagcaaagcactttgtaagtcgctctggataagagcatctgctaaatgccgtaaatgtaaatgtaaattagcctgagacagccagcacttccCCAAAGCAGTCTGAATAGCAT
It includes:
- the serping1 gene encoding plasma protease C1 inhibitor translates to MLRGIILLLLLGVSSAVDDISLPVGSTFSVTCSEESDVNLFFPTYKWTFLPEKNQADIHPNSEIQLNLTEPVLTFNPVETKNAGLYTCVTKGQSSDGLMKLKRRFHLKVTDTVLHRWYLAIVQEGETAQLPCPIPQAQTDTNTSYSNGKWSKGDSTGYTGLTPVPSASDEEDKTAGNRISWAAGPHDRDWSIIITDVKLEDADWYRCEVTVGSEKHTVRVEMVVEPRPPPRCLNHTQPWEECPDPDSRSWKAVVSESITAFSAHLYSKLRSTQKGRNLLISPISIASLLSHLLLGARGQTRTELENALYLPIDFSCLHSEMKKMREEMKESLHVASQMFYNPRHQLGEAFVNQSLEFYDTVPEKLTDSSENNTEKINTWVKKKTQNKISKLVDSVEPSTEFILLNAVYFIGKWKGSFEEIVKNGEFITFSGEQVSVPSLYSSKFSLAMKYMTTLKAQVGKFALTGGSSLYVLVPTALTEKALAQVEDNLNENSLRAMVQELNMITPVSAEVTLPKTKLSINTDLASLLKKIGLSGLFDSPNLCAVFSEEEYVELTDGRHRAYLSLTEQGVEAAAASGVSFSRSFNTFSAMQPFVFVVWSEQTDSPLFMGRVIDPTEAEGK